The genomic window CTTGAGGCCCAGGGCGGTGGCGGCGCGGACGACCTTGATGACGTTGATCTTGTTGGCGCCGATGGCCTCGAGGACGACGTCGAACTCGGTCTTGGGGGCGGCGGCCTCGGCCGGCGCGGCGCCGGCCGCGGGCCCGGCGGCGACCGCGACGGCGGCGGCGGCGGGCTTGATGCCGTGGACTTCCTCGAGGTAGTCGCCCAGGGACTTGGCCTCGAGGACCGTCAGCTTGACGATCGAATCGCCGAGGGACTTGATGTTGTCGGCGAACGTGGTGGCTTCGGCGGTGGCCATGGTCGGTCGGGTCCTTTCTTCTCTCGATCAGATCATGATGATTCTACGGGCGTGCGTCAAACCGGAGCACGCCGCGGGGACTCTGGCAGGCGGCCGGGACGCGTATCCGACGCATCCCGCCGGGGGAAACGAGGCGAAAGCGAAGGCAGCACTCGGGCGAGGCCGAGGCGTCCGGTCAGGCCCCTTCGGGCTTGGCCTCCTCGGCCGGCTCGGCGGTGCCTTCCTCCCCGCCGGACCCTTCGGACATGGTCTTCAACTGGCTCATCAGGCCGGCCGCCGGCGCGTTCGCCAGGGCCACGATCCGCTGCGCCGGCGCCAGCGCCAGCGCCACCACGCGGGCGATCAGCTGCTCGCGGCTGGGGAGCTTGGTGATGTCCTCGACCTGGCCGGGGCCGATGACCACCCCGTCGACCACGCCGCCCTTGATCTCCGGCTTCTTCAGGTTCTTGACCTGGGTGGAGATCTCCTTGGCCAGCTCGGCCACCCCCTCGCCGCCCCAGGCCAGGACCGTCGGCCCCTCCAGGTACTTCGAGAGGCCGCCCATCCCCATCTCGCCGAAGACCTTGCGGGCCAGCGAGTTCTTCAGGGCACGCAGCTTGATCGACTTCTTCCTCAGGTCGCGGCGGAGCTGGAACTCGGAGATCGCGTCCAGCCCCTTCAGGTCCATCACCAGGACCGACCGGGTCTCGCCGAGGTCGGCCCGGAGCTGGTCCATCATCAGTTCTTTGACATACTTGCTCATGGCTTCGACTGTCGTCCCCGTCGTTCGGGTGTCGTCTTGCGGTCCCGGCCGGGCCCGCGGCGCTGGGCCGCGGGGATCAGGCCACGATGCGGATCCCCGGGCTCATGGTGGCCGAGACGGTGATCGACTGGAGGTACGTGCCCTTGGCGGCCGCCGGCTTGAGCGTCCGCAGGTAGTTCAGGAAGGCGTTGATGTTCTCGACGAGCTGCTCCTCGGTGAAGGAGATCTTGCCGACGGGGACCGCCACGTTGCCCCCCTTGTCGTTGCGGAACTCGATCTTGCCCGCCTTGAACTCCCGGACCGCCGAGCCGATGTCCGCCGTGACGGTGCCGGACCGGGGCGACGGCATCAGGCCGCGGGGGCCGAGCACGCGGCCCAGCGGGCCGACGATGCCCATCATGTCGGGCGTGGCGAGGGCGACGTCGAAGTCCATCGTCCCCCCCTTGATCTGCTGGGCCAGGTCGTCCGCCCCGACGATGTCGGCGCCGGCGGCGCGGGCCTTCTCGGCGTTGTCGCCCTGGGCGAAGACCGCCACCCGGACGCTCTTGCCGATGCCGTGCGGCAGCGCCACGGAGCCGCGGACGTTCTGGTCGCTCTGGCGGGGGTCGATCCCCAGGTGGGTCGAGACCTCGACCGTCTGGTTGAACTTGGTCGTGCCGAACCCCTTGAGGACCTTCACCGCCTCGGCCAGGGGGACCGGGGCGGGCGCCTTGAGCTTGTCGCTCAGGGCGCGATAGCGCTTCGAATGGTGGGGCAAGTGGACTCTCCTTTCGCCCTCGCGGGCTGCCGCCTTCTCGATGCACACCGGCCGCCCGCGGGCGGTCGCGCCTTGGCGGGCCGGTCTCCTGACTCATCGGGGCCGCGTCCGCGGCCCCGCTCGCGCGTGCGCCCCGCTCAGCCCTTCACCTCGACGCCCATGCTGCGGGCCGTGCCGGCGATGATCCGGCAGGCGTGCTCGATGTCGCGGGCGTTGAGGTCGGCGAACTTGGTCTCGGCGATCTTCTTGACCTGGTCGGCGGTGACCGACCCGACC from Aquisphaera giovannonii includes these protein-coding regions:
- the rplL gene encoding 50S ribosomal protein L7/L12, whose translation is MATAEATTFADNIKSLGDSIVKLTVLEAKSLGDYLEEVHGIKPAAAAVAVAAGPAAGAAPAEAAAPKTEFDVVLEAIGANKINVIKVVRAATALGLKEAKDLVESAPKEIKTGISKDDAEKLKKELEEAGATVKIK
- the rplA gene encoding 50S ribosomal protein L1; translated protein: MPHHSKRYRALSDKLKAPAPVPLAEAVKVLKGFGTTKFNQTVEVSTHLGIDPRQSDQNVRGSVALPHGIGKSVRVAVFAQGDNAEKARAAGADIVGADDLAQQIKGGTMDFDVALATPDMMGIVGPLGRVLGPRGLMPSPRSGTVTADIGSAVREFKAGKIEFRNDKGGNVAVPVGKISFTEEQLVENINAFLNYLRTLKPAAAKGTYLQSITVSATMSPGIRIVA
- the rplJ gene encoding 50S ribosomal protein L10, yielding MSKYVKELMMDQLRADLGETRSVLVMDLKGLDAISEFQLRRDLRKKSIKLRALKNSLARKVFGEMGMGGLSKYLEGPTVLAWGGEGVAELAKEISTQVKNLKKPEIKGGVVDGVVIGPGQVEDITKLPSREQLIARVVALALAPAQRIVALANAPAAGLMSQLKTMSEGSGGEEGTAEPAEEAKPEGA